One stretch of Thermoproteota archaeon DNA includes these proteins:
- a CDS encoding transcriptional regulator, translating into MAEYRTHMKIIGDILSTTRDDLQDDDGASVTYLIRKANISHVRISRILSTLVSQGLLEQVNSQGACKYRISSSGREFLQAYQTFSRFAEDFGLTI; encoded by the coding sequence TTGGCCGAATATAGGACCCATATGAAGATAATAGGCGACATACTGTCCACAACCCGAGATGATCTTCAGGATGATGATGGGGCATCTGTAACATACCTAATTAGAAAAGCCAACATTTCACATGTTAGAATTTCACGAATTTTAAGCACTTTGGTTTCACAGGGATTATTAGAACAAGTAAACTCCCAAGGTGCCTGCAAATATAGAATCAGCTCATCTGGAAGAGAGTTCCTCCAAGCGTATCAGACATTTAGTAGATTTGCTGAAGATTTTGGTTTAACTATTTAG